Genomic DNA from Pecten maximus unplaced genomic scaffold, xPecMax1.1, whole genome shotgun sequence:
ATGGTGGATATTGCTAAAGCAACACGTCGCCTGCAGGCCCCTGCTAagaatagtaacagtgaccttgaccttaacacAAAAAGCCTGGAACACAAACTTGATCTGTAGGTACTCACACTGAAGTTGCGTACTAGCTTTCACCActataccttgaagcatggctgagaaaaaaGCGGAAAACTGAGCGGACGGACTGACAGAGGGACGGGGAGGAAATAATCACTAGAACAAAAGTCAAATTTCAGAAGTTTTGGTCCACTGActttaatacattatttaattgGCAAAGTATGACTTCTAGTCTAGAGAGTTCCAAGTGGGAACCAAAAAGTCCAGCAATGCGTAAAGGAGTCATCACAGAGCATTTGCTTTAAAACCATATCCACCATCAGTATACTATAGTTGATAGGACGGATAATACCATTATAGGAATGTGCTACCTAACCCTAAACAGGCTTCTTCCTTTCCAAATGAGCTCTTCACAACACATACttttaataaacaataatttGGAGTTGGTTTACAACAAGATATTTCTGAAAGATTACACTTTTAACTTATGTACCTATAAACCCTATTTAGCTTTTTTTCACAGTAATGGTACTATAGCTCATATCTTTGGTGTGTTGGTAGCTAGGGTTAGTGGAAACACAGGTATTTTTAAGGCCTTATTTGTTTAACAAAaagagtaaacaaaatattggttGTGAGAGGTGTTACAGCTATAAATCTACTGTGAAAAACTGACAGATGATATGGTTAATTCAAGAAGCCTCTATCCATTATAATGTGActttatgttttttatgtttatgtttcttcttatgtttatgttttttgtcTTTGTGATGACGATTTTTAGTTGATATCTCCGAATCTGAACTATTGCTGTTTTCCTGTAAGTCATTTCTTACTTCTGTTTCTAAACTTTGTTCATTTCTGTTGTTTTCAAGTCTTTCaacattttcttcaaattttgacACTAATTGATTTTCACTCTGAGCAATATCGTCCGTTATAGTACAAATGTCCTCTACCTTGGAATCTTTTCTTTCATTTTGATACTTAGACTTCAATGGAGACCTTGTTCGACCTCTAGACAGGGACCTTGAAAAAGACCATTTCTTGCTCAACTTTGACTTCAGTGAATGTGATCGACCTCTGGAGTGTGACCTTGAATCAGAACGTTTCTTTCTCATCCTTGGTGACCTTGATCGACCTCTGGACAATGACCTTGAAGCAGACCGTTTCTCTCTGGATTTCAATCTGTCTCTAGTTTTGCTCCTGGATCTCGACCTGGAATAGTGATTTCTTGACCTTTTCTTTCTGTTTGATTCATTAAGTTTGTCTTTTGATGATGATCTTGACCTATTTGACCTTCCACCATTAGGTGACCTGCTTCTCCTTCTTTCTCTGGACCTGCTTCTCTTTCTTTCTCTTGACCTTGATCTGCTTCTCCTCCTTTCTCTTGACCTTGATTTGCTTCTCCTTCTTTCTCTTTCTCTTGACTTGCTTCTTCTTCTCTCTCTTGACCTATTTCTTTGCCTTCTACTTGATGACCTCTCAGACCATTCTCTGTTTGAACTTTGTGAGTTTCTTTGTTTATATCTGTCATAACGATCTGCTTCCCAAAATTCATTGCCAGGATTCTTGAACACATGCAGGAAGTTACAGTTTCTCCCTTTGGGGCATCGTCCACTGCCAAACAAACCTGTCGAAATACAAAATCCTTGAATAAaacacattgtcagtatacaggACCAAGTGCTAGAAGTATACTGTAtaagatattgaaatatatatataaaaaaatatctttacattCACTTTAAGTTAAACTAGTAAAGTTTTCTTATAGATTCTTGAAATGAGACTTTTGACCCAAATGGCAAAATAAAATCACATTAACAAAATTACAGATCAATAATTCAGTTCTGGTGAAAATGCTTAATACTAGAAATGAAAAGCAACATTTTGTTCTGTCAGTTAGAACTTCTCTATTCCTTATTTACCACAAATAGCTGATTTCCAGTTCACGATAGTAACATATTCACAGGACAGCTGCTTTCCACCATAAAATCTACCATTGAACTGTACAAAGGCTGAGGCAGCATCATCTTCTCTGTAAGATAATAATTCATTTTGTAATTTCAAACATGTTAATTATGCATTGGCAGTACATGACAATGATGTTGATCAAATGTATACAGATTTTGACATCCGACAACCCAAAATCTGTCTAATTGGCTTGACATTGAATGTAGGAAGAAACAACACAAGTCCTTGGTTCTTTAATGATGTTCAGGCTATACATatcaatgtattttgttttatatatattagtagCAGTTGT
This window encodes:
- the LOC117320850 gene encoding U2 small nuclear ribonucleoprotein auxiliary factor 35 kDa subunit-related protein 2-like, which produces MIDDCCSEQSNSTKISHKQWRGRLKRERRRQKRQEHARQSTASTGTESLEIEIVDEEFDRLKQQRDEAERAYLHSQWLEREKQAQQQWKRKKEREIVEKQKREEQEKKIKEEWEEQQRKEKEEQEKKDQKDKEKKSRQEDLLRQATANENKDGDDQPWHNPIVRVVQGKERDKCPFFAKTAACRFGDRCSRTHPQTESSTTLLFRGMYSHFELEQGLMGEEYDTDLILEYDDSELYQNFREFYEDIVPEFKDIGQVVQVKVCCNYEPHLRGNVYIQYRREDDAASAFVQFNGRFYGGKQLSCEYVTIVNWKSAICGLFGSGRCPKGRNCNFLHVFKNPGNEFWEADRYDRYKQRNSQSSNREWSERSSSRRQRNRSRERRRSKSRERERRRSKSRSRERRRSRSRSRERKRSRSRERRRSRSPNGGRSNRSRSSSKDKLNESNRKKRSRNHYSRSRSRSKTRDRLKSREKRSASRSLSRGRSRSPRMRKKRSDSRSHSRGRSHSLKSKLSKKWSFSRSLSRGRTRSPLKSKYQNERKDSKVEDICTITDDIAQSENQLVSKFEENVERLENNRNEQSLETEVRNDLQENSNSSDSEISTKNRHHKDKKHKHKKKHKHKKHKVTL